CTGTTCTGATATTGAAGTTGGGTAGCATCAATTTGTGTTAGTGGtattaaaaacaataacagTTTGgccaattgtttttttttttttgaaaataacaTTGAAGCATGTTTTTCTTGGACtttgaataaatattgatttatattattacaGGAATTCGTTTCATTCTAATCCAATTAAAGACTGTGGATGCAAATTTGGCAAAAAAATACGATGCTATTGGTAGCGTGCACTATTTTTCTTATAAACTAAAAAGAACAATTGTTTACTTGAAGTTCGTGGCTTTTCTGACCATATATGGTATATTAATTGGCAAACGTCTTTCAATAAACTCGAACTTTTAGTGAAATGTTACGAATAGTCCCTTGTTTTTGAGAAAtcgtattttttttttgccaatCCTGTCTTGACAAACCCAAATCACTAGGTAGAAATAGTGTGACAAGTCCTCTGATTGAACATTAACACAATTACTAGAAAATAGTTGTAAGGAATACAAAGAAGTAACACCCCCAAATATGGTAAAGAGGGAATGATTTGAGACGTCTAAACTAAAGGTTGTatatcaacaacacaatacgaaaagaataattatGTTTCTTCGCTAAgtaatcatttaaattgtGACTACAACTATATCCCTAAGATGGGTTCAAGAAATGTTATAGCCTGTTTTTGATCTTGTATGGATCAAGTTAACTGCGCAGAAAGGAGAAATTTGCTAAACGtttgatcaaattcatAACTCAACTTAACGTTATGGAAAACCGCAACAGGATGAATATATCCGACACTAAAGAAGTGTAAAATCAAAGTAGGacaaatgaaatgaaattccATAAGcgatcttttttttttttttttttttgggtaaAATTATGCGATTGTGGCTCATACTAACGCAATTATACAGTACAACAAACATCATTTTATCCACGAATTCTTAATACCTCCCTTTCCCACACTTGGCTTCTAtaactatatatatatatctattcTGTATCCTTTGTTCATCatgttgaattgattttttttttcttggttgtTACTAGATTATCTATAAGAGTTTTTCTTGGTGCAAATTGTGGTGTTCTTTTGTCACAAGAAATAgcagattttttttttcaacgaTTAAAGTATTTCTGGAACTTTTCTATAAGGAGGGAGACGGATACATTAATGCGCCCTTCTGAGACAATACCCACAATGTCTTCTTAACTATGCATCAGCTTATAAAGTACTTCTTAAGTTCGCTTTAGGTTGAATGTCGGCACGACAATCAACTATTGCTTTTGATCACGTGCAATCACTGAATTAtgagtttctttttttttttgcaattttttttttttttttttttttttttttttcactttgCTACTTATGTTAGTCAACATATGTATACAGTTTTTGCAACTCTCACTATAATTGATCCAATTATAAAGTATATAATAGATCATCAAGTTTATAAAATccccaaaaaagaaaaattataaatcttTTTATTGGTTTTCCAAttactcttttttttttattcccttttgttttcttatAAACATTCAAGTATTGTTTACTTTTCTTCTTGCTAATTATTTTAAAGTTAATATCATCCCTAGAAAAACATGCCGATTCCTACTCCTCATGGTGGTAAATTAAGAGATTTGGTCATCCGTGATGCTCCActcaaacaacaattattacaagAAGCTAAAACTTTACCGGCATTGACATTAACTGCTAGACAATTATGTGATTtagaattaattttaaacGGGGGGTTTTCTCCATTAACTGGATTCTTAAATCAAGAAGATTACAATAGTGTGGTGAATGATTTAAGATTAAGTAGTGTTAAGAATGAATCCAATGGTAAAGGTTTATTATGGCCAATTCCAATCACATTAGATGTTGATGAAACCACTTCTAAAAAACATTCTGTTGGTGATAGAATAGttttattggatttaaGAGATGAAACTCCATTGGCTATTTTAAccattgaatcaatttataaacctaataaaaaattagaaGCAGAAAAAGTATTCCGTGGAGATCCAGAACATCCTgctaataaatatttatttgaaactGCTGGTGACTATTACATTGGTGGTGAATTACAAGGGATCAATTATCCTAAACATTATGATTATGTTGATGCTAGAAAAACTCCTACTGAATTAAgacaagaatttgaaagattGGGTTGGGCTcaagaaaatattgttgCCTTCCAAACCAGAAACCCTATGCATAGAGCTCATCGTGAATTAACCATTAGAGCTGCTCATGATATTGGTGACAAAGCTcatattttgattcatcCAGTGGTTGGTTTGACAAAACCAGGAGATATCGATCATCATACTCGTGTGAAAGTATATAAACAAATCTTGACGAAATTCCCTGAAGGATTAGCTACATTATctttattaccattagCCATGAGAATGGGTGGTGATAGAGAAGCATTATGGCATGCTTTAATTAGAACCAATTATGGGGTTGATCATTTTATCGTTGGTAGAGACCATGCTGGTCCTGGGAAAAACTCTCAAGGAGTGGATTTCTATGGTCCTTATGATGCTCAAGAATTATTAGCTaaatatgatgatgaattaaatatCAAGATTGTTCCATTTAGAATGGTCACTTATTTACCTGATGAGGATAGATATGCCCCAATCGATACCATTGATGTGAAAAAAGTTAGAACGGCAAATATTTCTGGAACAGAATtaagaaataaattgaaaactggTGATGAAATCCCAAGTTGGTTTTCTTATCCTGAAGTGGTCAAAATTTTAAGAGAAACTAATCCACCAAGATCAAAACAAGGTTTTGctattttaattgataattctaataaattGGGTGATTATTTATCTTTTGCCTTACAATCTActttgaatcaatttctgGGTGAACGTAGAATCACAAAATTGAATGCTGATCAAGCTAATGATTCATTTATCATTGGAGAATTGGTTAAAGCTGGTTCAGGAGTTATTgttccaacaacaaaccCAACTCCAATTGTTAATGTTGTGGGTAATGGTAACTCATTAGTCgtcaaccaaaaaaataataataataatcaagcTTCTGGTAATGCTGATGgtgaattcaatttgtctaatgatgatttggtTGCAGTGGTTGATGAAATTGTGAATTACTTAAAAGATCAAGGATTTTATTGATGCGTGTGTGTATCTCTCATATTTTATGTGTTTGTGAATGGCATTGTAAATTATTACTATAGTAgctttattaaataaataaatataaatacaaaataaataatgagTTATAATTTATACATAAAATCTTACTCAATTATCATAACGTTATATCATCATAAGCATTCTATTGACTGGGCCCACCCTTTTGTCCTCCAACCTAATCATTTTTCTATGTATTTTGCCCTACTTTTTAATGCCTCAGCAAATACCATTGCTAATGGCCAAACAGGTACATCAGCTAATATCCTAATCCccaaataaattgatttcattgAGATTTTACTATCAATAAGACCTTTTCtgatttcttgatttatttgtACCAACTTGGATTGATTATTTTCCACATCAATTCCTTCTGACAATGCATCATCACAGCTTTCTCTTTGTAAAATCAATTCTCGTAACTTCCCAACTACTTTTGTCTCatcattgaatttattcttGAAATCTTTCGTTAAATCTTCCAGATAAGATGATCTGATACTCACACTTAAAATTGTCTCTAATTTAGAAAACAATTCTTGACAATCAAACCAACATTCCAACTCTTGATTGGTAATCTCTCTTTCAAGACTATTCCTTTCAATATGGTTCAAATAGGTCGCTACTAATATCACACTAACAAATAAAGTGCAACAGAAGAATGCTGGGGTGCGTCTAGCAGTTTCTCGAACATCGTAATTGATGGTTTCCATATTATACATCCATAACTCAAGAATATCACGGCAATGAGGTAATGAGGTGGTTAGGACGTTGTACTTGCGTTCTCGGTACACTAATCGGTCCAAATCACTATTCATAGCAGTCCAATCCCTTTGAAGAACCGATGATACTGCAAAAGTTAGTCTTACttctaatttcattttcaccAATGCAAGCATGGGGAgtattaatttcaattcatgtTTAGAACTAAGGCTGCCTCTGGTGCtagtaataatttttgaacTGCCATGGTTCTGATGAAATAAAACCTCCCAGTTCA
This is a stretch of genomic DNA from Candida dubliniensis CD36 chromosome 1, complete sequence. It encodes these proteins:
- a CDS encoding ATP-sulfurylase, putative (Similar to C. albicans MET3;~Similar to S. cerevisiae MET3), with product MPIPTPHGGKLRDLVIRDAPLKQQLLQEAKTLPALTLTARQLCDLELILNGGFSPLTGFLNQEDYNSVVNDLRLSSVKNESNGKGLLWPIPITLDVDETTSKKHSVGDRIVLLDLRDETPLAILTIESIYKPNKKLEAEKVFRGDPEHPANKYLFETAGDYYIGGELQGINYPKHYDYVDARKTPTELRQEFERLGWAQENIVAFQTRNPMHRAHRELTIRAAHDIGDKAHILIHPVVGLTKPGDIDHHTRVKVYKQILTKFPEGLATLSLLPLAMRMGGDREALWHALIRTNYGVDHFIVGRDHAGPGKNSQGVDFYGPYDAQELLAKYDDELNIKIVPFRMVTYLPDEDRYAPIDTIDVKKVRTANISGTELRNKLKTGDEIPSWFSYPEVVKILRETNPPRSKQGFAILIDNSNKLGDYLSFALQSTLNQFSGERRITKLNADQANDSFIIGELVKAGSGVIVPTTNPTPIVNVVGNGNSLVVNQKNNNNNQASGNADGEFNLSNDDLVAVVDEIVNYLKDQGFY